One window of the Pristiophorus japonicus isolate sPriJap1 chromosome 23, sPriJap1.hap1, whole genome shotgun sequence genome contains the following:
- the LOC139235545 gene encoding zinc finger protein 239-like, translating into MEKLWVCGDCGKGFSYAYELEIHKRNHIGERLFSCSEYGKGFTRSSHLLRDQRVHTGERLFTWSMCGKGFSDSSNLLAHQLVHTDKKPFKCSDCEKSFKSRNDLRKQQRAHTGERPFTCSVCGNGFTAPYNLLRHLRVHN; encoded by the coding sequence atggagaaactgtgggtatgtggagactgtgggaagggattcagttacgCGTATGAGCTGGAAATTCACAAGCGcaatcacattggggagaggctgttcagctGTTCAGAgtatgggaaaggattcactcggtcatcccacctgctgagagacCAGCGAGTACAtaccggggagaggctgttcacctggtccatgtgtgggaagggattcagtgattcatccaacctgctggcacatcaACTTGTTCACACCGATAAgaaaccgtttaaatgttctgactgtgagaagagctttaaaagcagaaatgatctgaGGAAACAGCAAcgcgctcacactggggagaggccgttcacctgctccgtctgtgggaatggattcactgccccatacaacctgctgagacacctgcGAGTTCACAATTGA